The following are encoded together in the Methanosarcina flavescens genome:
- the cobN gene encoding cobaltochelatase subunit CobN: protein MKIVSVTWNSYIPTLLKAAEELGIELEAYYSKILEENPEETENVLAACENADAIFIYHIANPFWEDFYKKLEPLKSRIPIICVGSNPSSFTLSSVKLEIAATCFSYIIYGGKENFSNMLRYLLQEVFGAEIEAKPPKKIPWDGLYHPDAGEIFSDTQEYLKWYGPLQEKTIGLLISRTSWVNNELEIEKALISSFENLGLSVIPVFAYSLKDEELGSRSMEEVIEAYFMKDGKPIIDCLVKLSPFFIASSKAKEREASCAAKGVELLKKLDVPVFQPVISHYMTIEQWKESQGLSTEIGWSVALPEFEGVIEPIVIGAGKVEENYMGHFPIEERCSKLASRVLKWITLKKKPVGERKVAFILHNKPCSGVEASVGGAANLDSLESLARILNRMQEAGYNVNPPLNGKELIDTILSKKAISEFRWTPINEIVKNGGALAFVEKEEYEKFFNTLSPHVRQRVIESWGNPPGEEINGIPAAMVYENKIVVTGIQYGNAVVCVQPKRGCAGARCDGKVCKILHDPEVPPTHQYIAAYRYLENTFGADVLVHVGTHGNLEFLPGKGVGLSEDCYPDIGIGTIPHLYIYNSDNPPEGTIAKRRSLACLVDHMQTVMTAGGLYGSLDELDRLLGEYEQVKHDKGRTHALKHLILDEIKKSNLDSEIKAVHETPFEEIVRRAHEALGRIRNSQIHHGMHIFGQIPEGEKKVEFINSILRYDDQESVGNKVSIRRLIAEILGLDLDELISDQGRISENGKSNGQRIEEIDSLSKDFIRIFINNPEKEPSLIIREILAAKSFMEQTVTEHIFKERFLIEQILADRDFIGNNTAEENFTEPGIIEPVFKEQNFSSINSVFSQDAAAICERILDLESRIDASLEIESLLHGFEGGYIPPGPSGLIMRGKDDVLPTGRNFYSLDPKKVPTKAAWRVGQQLSEVLINKHLRDENRYPENVGFYWMANDIMWADGEGMAQIMSLLGVEPVWLSNGNLKGFNVIPLKKLGRPRIDVTVRVSGILRDNFPNCLEIIDEAIQAVASLNEPEEMNYPRKHSLRMIEEGADSREATLRIFSSKPGTYSAGVQLAVYASAWKDEKDLADIFLYWNGYAYGKDVKGKEAHMQLASSLKTVDATFNKVVSDEYDLLGCCCYFGTHGGLTAAAKQASGKEVRVYFGDTREPQHVEVRDMADEIRRVVRSRLLNPKWIEGMKQHGYKGAQDISKRVGRVYGWEASTQEVDDWIFDDITKTFVLDEEMRRFFEENNPYALEEMARRLLEAQSRGLWNPDPELLEKLKNSYLEIESWMEELAGEGEFQGGSVNIVSFEDVPDWDKKMQEIRKILK from the coding sequence ATGAAAATCGTTTCTGTAACGTGGAATTCATATATTCCTACCCTTTTAAAGGCAGCAGAAGAGCTTGGAATAGAGCTTGAAGCTTACTACTCAAAAATCCTGGAGGAAAATCCCGAAGAAACTGAAAATGTGCTCGCTGCGTGTGAGAACGCTGATGCTATCTTCATTTATCACATAGCCAATCCCTTCTGGGAAGATTTCTATAAAAAGCTTGAACCATTAAAATCAAGGATACCCATAATCTGTGTTGGCAGCAACCCCTCAAGCTTCACTCTTTCTTCAGTAAAACTCGAAATTGCAGCCACATGTTTTTCATATATTATCTACGGAGGGAAGGAAAACTTCAGCAATATGCTAAGATACCTTTTACAAGAGGTTTTTGGCGCTGAAATAGAAGCAAAGCCTCCGAAAAAAATTCCCTGGGATGGACTCTATCATCCTGATGCCGGAGAAATTTTCTCAGATACTCAGGAGTACCTTAAATGGTACGGACCCCTTCAAGAAAAAACGATTGGGCTACTGATCTCCAGGACTTCGTGGGTAAATAACGAACTTGAGATTGAGAAGGCTCTAATAAGTAGTTTTGAAAATCTGGGTTTATCCGTTATCCCTGTTTTTGCATACTCTCTGAAAGATGAAGAACTTGGAAGCAGGAGTATGGAAGAGGTCATCGAAGCCTACTTTATGAAAGACGGAAAGCCCATCATAGATTGCCTTGTAAAACTTTCACCATTCTTCATTGCCAGCAGCAAAGCGAAAGAGAGGGAAGCCTCATGTGCAGCAAAAGGCGTAGAGTTACTGAAAAAACTTGATGTGCCTGTTTTCCAGCCTGTAATTTCACACTATATGACCATAGAGCAGTGGAAAGAGTCGCAGGGTTTAAGCACCGAGATCGGCTGGAGTGTTGCTTTACCTGAGTTTGAAGGCGTAATTGAGCCAATTGTAATAGGCGCAGGCAAAGTGGAAGAAAATTACATGGGCCATTTCCCTATTGAGGAACGCTGCTCAAAACTTGCATCCAGGGTTCTGAAATGGATAACCCTCAAGAAAAAACCTGTTGGCGAGAGAAAAGTTGCTTTTATCCTTCACAACAAGCCGTGTTCGGGGGTTGAAGCATCGGTAGGAGGGGCTGCTAACCTTGATTCCCTTGAAAGCCTGGCAAGAATCCTCAACCGGATGCAGGAGGCTGGTTATAATGTAAACCCTCCCCTTAACGGCAAGGAGCTTATAGACACTATCCTGAGCAAAAAAGCAATTTCCGAGTTCAGATGGACTCCCATTAACGAGATTGTAAAGAACGGCGGAGCTCTCGCTTTTGTGGAAAAAGAAGAATACGAGAAGTTCTTCAACACCTTGAGCCCCCATGTCAGGCAGAGGGTAATTGAGAGCTGGGGAAACCCTCCGGGAGAAGAGATAAACGGCATTCCTGCTGCAATGGTCTACGAAAATAAAATCGTAGTTACTGGAATACAGTATGGAAATGCTGTGGTCTGTGTACAGCCAAAAAGAGGATGTGCAGGCGCCAGATGTGACGGAAAAGTATGCAAGATCCTTCACGATCCTGAAGTTCCCCCAACCCACCAGTACATTGCGGCATACAGGTATCTTGAGAATACTTTTGGAGCCGATGTGCTTGTGCATGTGGGAACCCACGGCAATCTTGAGTTCCTGCCAGGAAAAGGGGTTGGGCTTTCAGAAGACTGCTACCCTGATATAGGGATCGGAACAATACCCCATCTTTATATTTACAACTCTGACAACCCTCCTGAAGGTACAATCGCCAAACGCCGAAGCCTTGCCTGTCTTGTTGATCATATGCAAACAGTCATGACCGCAGGAGGGCTTTATGGAAGCCTTGATGAGCTTGACAGGCTGTTAGGGGAATACGAGCAAGTAAAACACGATAAAGGCAGGACGCACGCTTTAAAACATCTGATACTTGACGAGATTAAGAAATCGAACCTTGACTCAGAGATAAAAGCTGTCCATGAGACTCCTTTTGAAGAAATTGTAAGAAGGGCACATGAAGCCCTCGGAAGGATAAGGAACAGCCAGATACACCACGGAATGCATATCTTCGGGCAGATCCCTGAAGGCGAGAAAAAAGTTGAGTTCATAAACTCGATTTTAAGGTATGATGACCAGGAAAGTGTGGGAAATAAGGTTTCTATCCGCAGACTGATTGCAGAAATCCTGGGGCTCGACCTTGACGAACTGATATCTGACCAGGGCCGGATTTCAGAAAATGGAAAGTCAAATGGGCAGAGAATTGAGGAGATTGATTCCCTTTCAAAAGACTTTATCAGGATATTCATAAATAACCCGGAAAAAGAGCCGTCCTTAATAATAAGAGAGATTCTTGCAGCAAAAAGCTTCATGGAACAGACAGTTACAGAACATATTTTTAAAGAACGATTTTTAATAGAACAGATTCTGGCAGATAGGGATTTCATAGGGAATAACACTGCAGAAGAAAACTTTACAGAACCTGGTATCATAGAACCGGTTTTCAAAGAACAGAATTTTTCGAGCATAAATTCGGTATTTTCTCAGGACGCTGCTGCAATCTGTGAAAGGATTCTTGATCTTGAATCCAGAATTGATGCCTCTCTGGAAATAGAGTCACTTCTCCACGGCTTTGAAGGGGGATATATCCCTCCAGGTCCATCCGGGCTTATCATGCGCGGAAAAGACGACGTACTGCCTACAGGCAGGAACTTCTATTCTCTTGATCCCAAAAAGGTTCCGACAAAAGCCGCCTGGAGAGTTGGGCAACAGCTTTCGGAGGTACTGATCAATAAACATCTAAGAGACGAGAACCGTTACCCTGAGAATGTAGGCTTTTACTGGATGGCAAACGATATCATGTGGGCTGATGGAGAGGGTATGGCACAGATAATGAGCCTGCTCGGGGTTGAACCTGTCTGGCTCAGCAACGGGAACCTGAAAGGGTTCAATGTTATTCCACTTAAAAAACTGGGCAGACCCAGGATTGATGTTACTGTTAGGGTTTCAGGAATCCTCAGGGACAACTTCCCGAACTGCCTGGAGATTATAGATGAAGCTATCCAAGCTGTAGCCTCTCTTAATGAACCTGAGGAAATGAACTATCCGAGAAAACACAGCCTAAGGATGATTGAAGAAGGAGCAGATTCCAGGGAAGCTACCTTACGGATTTTTTCAAGCAAACCCGGAACCTATTCGGCAGGGGTGCAGCTCGCTGTTTATGCAAGTGCCTGGAAAGACGAGAAAGACCTTGCAGACATCTTCCTTTACTGGAATGGCTATGCTTACGGAAAAGATGTAAAAGGAAAAGAGGCTCACATGCAGCTTGCTTCCAGCCTGAAGACTGTTGATGCCACCTTTAACAAAGTGGTCAGTGACGAGTATGACTTACTTGGCTGCTGCTGTTATTTCGGGACTCATGGAGGGCTCACGGCTGCTGCAAAACAGGCCTCGGGAAAAGAAGTAAGGGTCTATTTCGGAGATACGAGAGAGCCCCAGCATGTTGAAGTCCGGGACATGGCAGATGAAATACGCAGGGTGGTACGGAGCCGACTCCTAAACCCGAAATGGATCGAAGGCATGAAACAGCATGGGTATAAAGGTGCACAGGATATCTCTAAAAGAGTTGGAAGAGTCTACGGCTGGGAGGCTTCCACGCAGGAAGTGGACGACTGGATCTTTGATGATATCACAAAAACATTCGTCCTCGACGAAGAAATGCGCAGGTTCTTTGAAGAGAACAATCCCTATGCCCTTGAAGAGATGGCACGCCGACTCCTTGAGGCGCAGTCAAGAGGACTCTGGAACCCCGATCCTGAACTTCTGGAAAAGCTGAAAAACTCTTACCTTGAAATAGAGAGCTGGATGGAAGAGCTGGCAGGAGAAGGAGAGTTTCAGGGTGGATCTGTGAATATCGTGAGCTTTGAAGATGTTCCTGACTGGGATAAGAAAATGCAGGAAATCAGAAAAATCCTCAAATAA
- a CDS encoding WD40 repeat domain-containing protein, whose protein sequence is MKWKSLIVLLIVILMASGCAEKSQESNNNTLIESSDSGMQETREISSSAEGVPIDSIVFSRAGALLTLQSVTEISEIRVYSGEEQITSQKVGETEDNIFASFDWNPKSQYRFEVITGSGESSTIEAYAPSKPALKEEYTIELEDVTPGNIEKTNANIRGVTKFSPNSKYLAIGTHGGSLKLIEVATGEKLWEKQLVEGIADARIADIEFSKDGKRLFVGEESPDAFLYCFDVNGAEIWKFGAGTDLGSDLKYMPATKKIKLDSEGNIYVAASRACGYIGEKYKYLARIYSFDSEGNMRWKFPESELMDSGVAWIDATPDGKYAVFGTTSFTKADKWKEGTVHVLNGNTGQEHWNYHIQPLEPFFDYSAIWYSTQITPDGEKLITMTSDGRAFLFNNSEIIETGTPEIAWEKNISTPIIVSGVPIYGSANYAYIVNDTLIFSIGSTFSKDKNKDAPFEHPSGNTIFAYDYDGNLLWKWRVDGYAGECALNDRYLVIPLAQNLVTEDRSGHGVYVFDVSERGGASSRLIQTYNTEGITVSADISPDGRYIAALEAPSRLEDGTVLGEYKVHILT, encoded by the coding sequence ATGAAATGGAAATCTTTGATAGTCCTTCTTATTGTGATTTTGATGGCTTCGGGATGTGCTGAAAAAAGCCAGGAATCCAATAACAATACATTGATTGAAAGTTCGGATTCAGGGATGCAGGAAACGCGGGAAATAAGCAGTTCTGCAGAAGGAGTCCCTATAGACTCTATAGTTTTCTCAAGGGCTGGAGCTCTGCTTACCCTGCAAAGTGTGACAGAAATATCGGAAATACGGGTTTACTCTGGTGAAGAACAGATAACTTCTCAGAAAGTTGGAGAAACGGAAGACAATATCTTTGCCTCCTTTGATTGGAATCCCAAATCCCAGTACAGGTTTGAAGTGATAACAGGCTCAGGGGAGTCCAGCACTATTGAAGCATATGCCCCCTCAAAACCTGCCCTGAAAGAGGAATATACCATAGAACTCGAAGATGTAACTCCCGGAAACATTGAAAAAACCAATGCAAATATTAGAGGTGTAACGAAATTCTCACCAAACAGCAAGTATCTCGCAATCGGGACCCATGGAGGTTCTCTGAAACTCATTGAAGTTGCAACAGGTGAAAAGCTATGGGAAAAGCAGCTCGTTGAAGGGATAGCGGATGCAAGAATTGCAGACATAGAGTTTTCAAAAGATGGAAAACGCCTTTTTGTGGGTGAAGAAAGTCCGGATGCTTTCCTGTATTGTTTCGATGTTAACGGCGCCGAAATCTGGAAATTTGGTGCAGGCACGGATCTGGGTTCAGACCTCAAATATATGCCTGCCACGAAAAAGATAAAACTTGATTCGGAAGGGAATATCTATGTTGCTGCCAGCAGGGCATGTGGCTATATCGGTGAGAAATACAAGTATCTGGCAAGAATCTATTCCTTTGATTCCGAAGGCAATATGCGCTGGAAATTCCCAGAATCCGAACTCATGGACTCTGGGGTTGCATGGATTGATGCCACTCCTGATGGAAAATACGCTGTTTTTGGCACTACCAGTTTTACAAAGGCAGATAAATGGAAAGAGGGCACTGTCCATGTTCTGAACGGAAACACAGGACAAGAGCACTGGAACTACCATATCCAGCCACTTGAACCATTTTTCGATTATTCGGCAATCTGGTACAGCACGCAGATTACTCCTGACGGAGAAAAGCTGATAACAATGACAAGTGACGGCAGGGCCTTTTTGTTCAATAACTCCGAGATCATCGAGACCGGAACCCCAGAAATTGCATGGGAGAAGAACATTTCAACTCCGATAATTGTGAGCGGTGTGCCCATTTATGGCAGTGCGAACTATGCCTACATAGTCAATGATACCCTGATCTTTTCAATTGGCAGCACTTTCTCCAAAGATAAAAACAAGGATGCTCCATTTGAACACCCCAGCGGGAACACTATCTTTGCCTATGATTATGACGGCAACCTTCTCTGGAAATGGAGAGTGGATGGATACGCCGGAGAATGTGCACTGAACGACCGTTACCTTGTGATCCCTCTCGCCCAGAACCTGGTAACTGAGGATAGAAGTGGACACGGAGTGTATGTTTTTGACGTATCAGAGAGAGGAGGAGCAAGTTCCAGGCTCATTCAGACTTACAACACAGAAGGCATCACTGTATCTGCTGATATCTCGCCTGATGGCAGGTATATTGCAGCCCTGGAAGCTCCTTCAAGGCTTGAAGACGGCACAGTTCTCGGAGAATATAAAGTGCATATCCTTACCTGA
- a CDS encoding WD40 repeat domain-containing protein: MKKGSIVLIIILSFIFLVCSGCVSSHITASDEEGNNSSEEISKNEKILTDNSESGQASNPLSHENIISSEKVSPYLYWEYELGDIKPENLSEGRSNIQDCVAYSQNGKYLAVGTGKNLTVVDVPGKNPLWNKTLNGNISDISFSKDGKYLLVGERSADGYIYSMDAGTGVEIHSYRSADDLGTSENPKYQPSIYKITAADDAVYIAAGRYWKEPGYGLVSRVYRFSSDGTLSWKLPANENYARSVNWIDSSQDGKNVVFSTGDWTNSLELDAVVYSVDETGNLRWKYEIPPLKPYFVSTAIWHGLDISDDGSVITVYTWDGRKYLFYDSKIKKPGNGKSEWYSKELQSNVTTPEELEGSVIYAYGEDAKIVSENEIVYLTGVTLPVYYPRNVPMAHPLENSLVSCDVETGEISWSYNLGGRCAGIFCSPDMRYLVLPVGKDTSSGNTQVHGIHVFDFQKPGNGNSKLLWKFNTEGVVASAAVSSDCTIAAVEIPVQLENGDITGKHRLIIVR, encoded by the coding sequence ATGAAAAAGGGTAGTATTGTGCTGATAATTATACTTTCATTTATTTTTCTGGTCTGTTCAGGATGTGTATCTTCACATATCACAGCCTCTGATGAAGAGGGGAATAACAGTAGTGAAGAAATCTCAAAAAATGAAAAGATTCTAACAGACAATAGTGAGAGTGGTCAGGCAAGCAATCCCCTGAGCCATGAAAATATAATTTCTTCTGAGAAAGTTTCTCCTTACCTTTACTGGGAGTATGAACTTGGAGATATAAAGCCGGAAAATCTCAGTGAAGGAAGATCGAATATCCAGGACTGTGTAGCATATTCCCAGAACGGAAAGTATTTAGCTGTCGGGACAGGGAAAAACCTGACAGTTGTTGATGTGCCAGGCAAAAATCCGCTATGGAATAAGACCTTAAATGGAAACATTTCAGACATTTCGTTCTCGAAAGACGGTAAGTATCTCCTTGTAGGAGAAAGGAGTGCTGACGGATACATTTATTCCATGGATGCAGGCACAGGGGTTGAAATTCACAGCTATAGAAGCGCCGACGATCTGGGGACCAGTGAGAACCCAAAATATCAGCCTTCTATATACAAAATAACGGCTGCTGATGATGCCGTATACATCGCAGCAGGTAGATACTGGAAAGAACCTGGTTACGGGCTGGTCTCAAGAGTGTACAGGTTCAGCTCAGATGGTACACTTTCCTGGAAACTGCCGGCAAATGAAAATTATGCTCGGAGTGTAAACTGGATTGATTCAAGCCAGGATGGAAAAAATGTGGTTTTTTCAACCGGGGACTGGACAAATTCCCTTGAACTTGATGCCGTCGTCTACTCTGTAGATGAAACCGGAAACCTCCGCTGGAAATACGAAATTCCGCCTCTTAAACCTTATTTTGTTTCTACAGCTATCTGGCACGGACTTGATATTTCAGATGATGGTTCCGTAATAACTGTATATACATGGGACGGAAGAAAGTACCTGTTTTATGATTCAAAAATTAAAAAACCGGGAAATGGGAAATCCGAATGGTACTCCAAAGAATTGCAATCCAATGTGACAACTCCAGAAGAACTGGAAGGAAGTGTCATATATGCTTACGGAGAAGACGCTAAAATCGTGTCTGAAAACGAAATAGTTTACCTTACCGGAGTCACTCTTCCTGTATATTATCCCAGAAATGTCCCTATGGCACACCCCCTTGAAAATTCTCTAGTATCATGTGATGTGGAGACGGGAGAAATCTCCTGGAGCTATAATCTAGGAGGGCGTTGTGCAGGGATTTTCTGCTCTCCTGATATGAGATACCTCGTCCTGCCAGTAGGAAAAGATACGTCATCAGGAAACACTCAGGTTCACGGAATCCATGTATTCGATTTCCAGAAGCCCGGAAATGGGAATTCAAAACTGCTCTGGAAATTCAATACAGAAGGAGTGGTTGCGAGTGCTGCGGTCTCTTCAGACTGTACTATAGCAGCAGTCGAAATCCCCGTGCAGCTTGAAAATGGGGATATAACCGGAAAACACAGGTTAATAATTGTCAGGTGA